One Betta splendens chromosome 5, fBetSpl5.4, whole genome shotgun sequence genomic window, ACGGCGCCCACCTTCAGCTTTATTCTGCAGCAAAACAGTCTGTATTAACAAGTTGTCATCCCCCAGAGCACTAATCCGTACGACGATGTCAATTCTCACTACTGCACAGCAGTGGAAAATTTCAGTGTAGCTTTTTTCCAACATTGATGGTGATTTACTTTGATGGATGGATAGTTAGCTTCATCATAAGGACCCATAAGGAAATATTGTTTACAAACCTGTGTTAAATTGGTTGCCAAAATTAAATACTCTGTGGTACCGCatgtagtcaactttgtgattGGAGCGTAATTTTAGATGACTGTAACGCTGGAATATGCAAAACACGCGCTAGCCCAGCCAGTGTGTACATGCAGAGGGGAAACCTGTGTACTGTGTTTTTCCTCAAAGTAGAAATTGATTTAAATACCAGCCAGGTTAATTTGACACATGTTGGTTGTGTCATTCTGTCAGATAGTCAGTCTCTGCAGTAGACTGGCTGTTTTTTGTCAGCTGTCACAATCAGTTTAGCATAACAAGCAAAATTAGGCTCAACCTGCTTGTTGGTGCTTAAGTTTTGTTGGACAAAATCAGCACTTGTATGTTAGTGTCAcaacagtaaatattaaaaaaaaagaaatgtccaCATGCTTTTGGGCTCAAGTCAAGATTTACACTTGCTGTGATTGTGGCTTACAGTCATTGTTTCAGTGCTTCTACCCTGACAATGGCCATTTCCCACAGATCTGTGTCGCAAAGGACCATGAAAGCCAGGCTTTCACATGCAGCCGTTAATCTGTCACTCACTTCATCCCAGCCTTCCAAACACTTTTTATTATGAGAAACAACACATGAATTCAAAGTGAGTTGTAGCAGTGAAGGCAAAGGGGGGAGAACAGGGGGGAACGATCAAGAGTCTTAATGaggaagtttaaaaaaagcccGGCAGTGTTTGGATATGAAAAACCACCCAAAATGTGAATCCTGCCCAACTGAAAATGTACaagacattttattaaaatgaacttGGATTTACTCTGAAATTGTGTGTCCTCTTTAATGGTGTTCCTCATTTGTCTAACAAAAAGTGAACCTGTATAATTAGGTCCagagaaaatgcatttatttagaaTTTATAATAATGTGAGATTTGTTCGTACAAATAACagtgcctttttatttaatcatttaattaatttgttttaagAACAAAACTATTTGCATAACAATAAAGATGCCTACTTTACTTTTCCTATAGCCAAACCTGGATTTTAACACTACAATATGGAAATTGGTGTGATagagctttatttgttttctaaAAGGATTCATGACCCTTGGTTCCAAAGCCCTCCCAGCTGTTTACAGGGGAAAGATGATTTGGCAGCTGGTCTCTGTTCATAATGCACTCAGACGCAAAAGCTGGTGAGACTGGTTGGTAAATGGTTGAAGGCGTAACTGTCAAAATGTCATGCTCTATGTCCCTCTTTAGTTAGTGATGACAAAATTTAAaatgtgtatgtaaatgtaaaagcatAGTCATGATCCCAACTTTTTACATGTATAAAGTATTATTGTTTCCTTTAAGCAACTTGAGTGCTCACGTTTGTGTCAGCAGTAATGTCATTCCTAGTTCTTTCTATATGTATCTATAGGTTATCTTTTATTACGCAAGAttaaaaattcaaatatttcatgttttaatgaGATACATGGAGTCACTGGCTAGTTCTTAGGACACTGTTACTGTTTGAAGCCGAAATCAGCAAGCACAAAAAACAGTGACTAAACATTTAATTTTCTATGCGTTTGTGCAGCTTCTCTGACCTTAACAGCTGCTCAAACAGCTGCCGTTTACACCgcgtctgatgtgtgtgtgtgtggtgtgtcttTAAGGGCGAGGCCACGCCCCCTTCGTCACGCTAATTAGCATAATTGGCCGTGTACAGTATCAGTTTCCTGTTCGTTGTTCAGGTGTCGGCTTGTGTAGACACAAACGTTTCAGACTATGGCGCAGCAGTTTGTGCAGGAGAAAGTCAAAGGGGACCGCGTGGTGCTGTTCATTAAGCCCTCGTGTCCGTACTGCGTCATGGCCAAAGACGTGCTGTCCAAGTACAAGTTCAAACCGGGACATCTGGAGTACGTTGACATCAGCGGGCGCAAAGACATGAGCAGCCTGCAAGACTACTTCCTGGAACTAACCGGAGGCCGCACGGTAAACGACGAAGCTCTGCTTCACCGGCCGCTTCAGTGAGCGCTCACGGGCGACGGAAACCCGAGCAGGTCCCAGGAAATGATCAGTACCTcgaagaacaaaaagaaagatCAAGGAGGCGCGCGGGTGCCGAGTTCATTCACTACCGTGGCGTGTTCAGTGTCCGTTATGAAATCTGTTGCAGTGgggtttaataaaacaattcGTATTTTTCAGTAAAGCTTTATTTCtatatatacactgtaaaattaatattaaactTTAGTTACAGTTGAGTGAACGTGGTCACTCACTGGGCGGTGTAGTTGTATGAGTACTGCGCGtactttcatttttcttttgacATTTACAGACATTGAAGACAATGTCAATGCTttagtaaagaaaaaataaaagaaaaatgtttaacaGTTATGGAATAAGTCTGTTTCCCTCTTCCCGTGACTCATACTGGCCCTTCTCTGATCACGTGGATTTAAAAGGCTGCAGCGCATTGATTTTGCAGCCGCAGCTCTGCCCCAATGGCCTAAAACATGCTAACACGTACATCATAGCATCACtaactgcgtgtgtgtgtgtgtgtgcgtgcgtgcgtgtgcgtgcgtgtgcgtgcgtgcgacaTCTTGACCGCAGGTCCCACGTGTGTTCATCGGTGAGGAGTGTGTTGGAGGCGGCAGCGACGTGTCGGAGCTGCACAGCAGCGGTAAACTGGAGGGGATGCTGCAGTCTATTGGAGCTCTGCAATAGAGTCAAAGGTACCGCTCTTGTTTCTCACCAAGGCCACGCGAGCCGCACAGGTCATACAACAGCCTGCTGGCGCTTATTGTGTTGGAATCCCACAGAGTAAAATCCACACAGTCCGGTACCGCTGACTGAACACAGCACACGTTCACAGAGTCTGTGGTGTGTTATTTCTAAAAGGTCTTTATTTAAAGTCAGACTTCAGGTTATTTACAGGCTGTACAACACTGGTCCCAGTGGAGGCGCACATCTGTCTCCACATACTGGGTGTAGATGCAGCACTGGGCTCCACTTAGTTTCACAGTCCAGGGTTTCAGCTGCTATTTACCCTCtggtaaatataataaaaatgattgaaTTGCTGTAATGCAGCATCAGGTGAAATATACGTTTACCTGTAGTTACTTTGTACCTGTACACTGTCAAAATCTCCAAGTGGCAGCTCCCTGTTATTGATGCGCCTGCTGCAACTAGATACAAAAACATTTAGATTCTGCTGGTTGAATATTATTGATGGGTACCAACCCACTAAACAGAAAATGCAGCTAAAACATcacaagtgattttttttcccattctCTCAATGAATTATTAGacaaatgtaattttttaaatcttcctgtgcctgtttttttttttttttaatcaggaATCTAAAATGAACAGCAGTGAAACATTGGACTGTAAAACCGCAGTCCAGTCATCTCCACTctgaatgtaaaaaaagaaaagatctaATGTCCACATACAGAAAGGTTTACAAAAATAAGTGCAGCACCAATAAATCATAATCTCTTTATGATTCAAAACTAattcctaaaataaaaaaataaaagaaatatcaTGTCCACCCAGAGGCATTTTGGTTTCTAGTGTACCAACTTATTTTCATGATATGCTCGTTGTTTTTTCCACTTCTGTACATGTAAATGCTACAAGAAAAGACGAACCATTATTGTTTGTTATTGCAAATACAGAAGTAATGGTTTCATCATTATTTCATATTAACCTGCAAACAAAACTGAGGAAAGGTTCAGTTCAcctgtttttaaatgtggttTAAAAACACACTGGTTATTGTACTGGATGTAGTTTACAGAACACTTTGATTTTGATGAGCTTTTCAGAATTTATTTTCAAGCCACATCATCATTTGAGACGATCTATGACCAAAATGTATTCCACCTCACGTGGTAACAGAGTCTGCTCACTGATGCGTTATAGGTCTGAAAGAGTATAAGAAAAGATATTATTAGACCCGTTGGTCCTGCCTGTGTGCGGAACTGAGTTTGTTACATTACAGATGATGATGAGAGAGGCTGCGCTACCAGTAGTGTTACCGGTCGCGTTCCACTAAAGTAGGTCACCGCTCAGCTGAGGAACTCGCTGAACTACTGAGGAGGCTTAAGGAGATGCAGCATGTCTGTACCGGACTCCCGAATGCATCTCTGGCCACTGTGGGTTCTGTTAAAGATGGAGCAGTCCTGTGTCCAGCATCCATAGTAGAGCATACTCTCAACCTGGTGTCACCACGGCATGAGTTTGACGTGATCCTGGTTTCCAACAGACCCATCGTTACTCAGTGCAACCAGTTTGTGTCCTTATTTCTCCTCAAAACCCACCATTTCCATCCATTGGTCgaagttttttttccccacagccTCTGACGAACGGCCAGTCATTTTCTGTTCATATTGGTTTGAGGGGCTCAGTCATGTCGTATTGCCAGTGATGAAGCAGTCCTAATGCAGTGTTTCTCTAGGGGTGGAGAGTCACAGTCGTGTACCTCGCTGCCTGGCGGCGCAGTCCGCTCGGTTACCGAGTCCCGCAGCTGTTTTCTCTTGCACCTTGTCTCTCAGCGTCAGCTTCATCATCCAGCAGAATAAAAGTTTTCTCCGCTTCTCCACGAGCTGAATCTCACCGTCCGCCCTCCTtccccccccacctcccacccccGCTGTCCGTCCCTGTCTTTCGCAGGACGCTGGAGTTCAGACGGGCGTCACATGACCACACAGCGGGACTTGCGAAGCTTGCGTCGCCTCTGCTGGTACTCGCTGAGCTCCTGCAGGTAGCCCCTGGACGGCCAGCGTAGCCTCTCCACCTGCTCGCGCTCCTCGTCTGGAAGGCACATGAACACCAACCCTAACTCACATGCGCATGCTGCAAAGGCAAATATGCAATGCTTCGCTAACAAAGTGATCACGGCGAGATTTACTACAGTTGACACATAATCACAGATACACAGATGGGAATCACTACTTGGAATATTGCTATGAACACAACAATGAAGGCTgaagtttacagtaaatgagttTACATTAACTAGGAGTGGCTGATCATtgtttgcctcctcctcctgtccttaGTAACCGTCCAGCTGAATATGAATGAACAATAAACGTGCTTCTTTTACTAACTGAATCCGTGTGTGGTTTCTGTCTGGGTTTACACTAACTACTTGTGAggggttgtctgtctctgttcgCTGACCCTGTGAGTAACTAGTGACCCGTTGGCAGCTGAGACTGGCTGCATTCTTCACCCTCAGACAGCCCTCGGCATAATCACTGGATGACTGGACCAATATACCATTATTATAATGTAATGCTGCCATGTTGTGGTTCATGACAGATGAATAAAATAACAGCAAAGGTTGTTAAAGCTGTCACTGACCATGTTTCAGTatgaaaactaaaaactaaTTTCACAAGATGAATGCTTATTAGAGTTTTGGGCATATAAATTcaatctgtctgtgttttgtacaCTGTTGTTCATTTGAGAGGAAAACAAGAAGCCTTGGCTCCGCAATAATCTGAGACAGATGCAGCCCAACCTACGTGTGTGTGGAAAAAGCCCAGAGGCGCTGAATGAAATTTACACTAAAGTCTGAAACCCAGTCCAAGCAGACACAGCTGGGTAATTTAGGGTGCTCAGCCATTTAAATTTGCACAACCATCATTCAACTATCggggctttttttaaaaagatcTTCAGACGTCGGTTTGatcattcacacactgacctgAGAGTTCCAGGAAGTCGGGTTTGTGACTGAAGATTAGGTAGTTGTTGGCTATAAAGTGGAGGAGCCAGATGTACAGCTGCTCTGCATTGTGACACTGAGGATCAAACAGACAACACATTACCATGACTCTTCTGTCAGGGTTTTCTTGTCTCCTTGCTCCACCACTAATCGGATGCTGCGTCTCACCGACCTTTGCCCTGCGGAGCAGTCGCACCACGCTGATGCCCGTGGACGCCAGCTCCCTGCTGGGCATGCTCTGAAGgtacgcgcacacgcacacctcGCACAGGTGCTGCAGCCGCTTCACCTGGTACATCTCGGCGCAGACGAGCACGGCCATGGCCTGCAGAACGCTGGCTGGACACACAAGAACACGCAGCACGCGCTGCTGGTCACATTCATGGGTGGTGGACAGAATCCAAATACAGTTGTAACCCCTGACGTGGAAAAGGGCGACGGTGACACGGTCACGCCGCTTCAATTCAACCAGTACGTTCACCGTCGCTCTTTCCAAGCTGTCAAGTTGCATCTTTATGTAAGACACGCAGCAATTGTCAACCAAGTACGGTTAGTCTTATTATGTAATGTCAGAATGTCAAATAGCGTTGGGCCTGATGTAACCAGACTCCTGTCATTCACGTCAGTCAAGCACCCTCAGCATCCATCAGAGCCTCCTCTCAACACTGACTCTCATGCAACTGCCAGAAACAGTACAAACCCTTTGTTCTGCCTGACTGTGAGCTCAAAACATGTCACTGAGGATAAACAGCGTTTTCTGCTATCGCATGGTACGTACAGATGAGCATATGTATCTGAATACTGGGGCCGTGAGCCCTGCGGCTGCTCAGCCCTCGGCCGTGTTGCTGCTGATGGAGTTACCTTGCTGTGACCTTGAGGGCTGCGCTCTTGCATAacggtgcagcggctgcagccccTGGAGCTGCTTCGTGGCATTAATTTCCCATTACGGTGACTCAACGTGAAGCTGTATCTCTGGAGACAGCTTGTTTACCCTCCTCACGCCTGAGCTGCACCCTAAGGTTTGCTAATTTTGAATAGCCTCATAATTTCTTCATTAAAATATCTCAAGCCACAGACCTGTTCTGAAGCTTCGTCCACTCAGCGGTTTATTATGCAAAAATACCAAAATGAATGATGGCAGTTAATGGTGTAATTAATGCTGCAATTTGCAAGTGTAAATACCTTTGTGTAGTTGAGGCTTTATCCTAACAGACATGAAACTACACTTACAAAAAACCTTTCAAATGCAGAATTGCAAAAGCTTGTCAATCAAAGCTGCTTCAGAATCTTTTATCCACTAGGGGGTAGAAAACCCAAACACGAACACAGCGAGAGGAGCTGCTAAAAAGTCATCAAGTTAACAGGTCGCTCACTTAATGTGCACATGtagcaaacacagcaacaataacACTGGAAAAGCAGGATTCACTGATGCTGGAGTCCATCTCCCTCATAAATAGAATAAGGGCTACTGCTAAAAACACAGAGCACAATGTGTAGGATACTaacagaggaaaacaacaacatcatggTGGGGGTGTGACCTGGCACCATCCAAAGCACATGAAGCAGTTCTGCCATGGGTTGATTTTGTAATCActaaatctaatttaattttaaGCCCGGTGCTGTTTGTCACGCGCCTCTTGAGACCGACACTGGCAGCGGGTGCAGTCACACAGATGGCTGATGGGACTTGTCATCTGTGCTTTTGTTCCAGGCGGCATTTACTGAATAAGGCCTCGAGAAGCTCGCTGCCACGTGTTTTCCGATTTGGGATAGGTGCTTGTTTCCGTGACGCGTTAAAATAGCATTCAGGGGCCATGGTGGACATGTCTttctttgtaggaacacggcgcTGAATCTTTTCCACCTCAAACCTTCTGCTTGGAGTTATTGTCTCATTGCCTGTCTCTAATTTAGAGCAAGGTCCTTACAGATGTAGTTACaagcaaataaatgaaaacacagactgagTGTCCCAGCAAAATCAATCATGCcaccataaaaaaaaaaatctgctacAAGCTTTAATTAGTGTAGAAGAATTAAAAGAACTGAAAAGCCATTCCACTACTATACATAACTCCTCCCATTGGAGTGTTTCCAGTTTAGGTGCCATTTGGTCATTAATCTATGGTGTAGCAGAGACTGCAGAGGTTCCAGGggtacagctctgtgtgtcaGACTCACCAGGACAGCAGGAATCAGTGTAGAGGTACTCGAGGAAAGACAGGAAAGTATCCGAGGAGACTCCATGGATCGGCACCACTCGGCTTCGGGCCTCTGCATACTTTCCACTGAACATGGCCGCCATGACGTCGCAGCGTGCCACCAGGACCGCTCGGTGGGCCGGCAATACGCTCCCTGGAAGACCCACAAAATTTACAGTAtcagctgcacctgcagagcaAGATCTTCGCAAGGAAGTGAGAAATTACATTGAAATATAACTGACTTGTTTGGTTTGTATTAACTAGTTTGGTCTAATCAACTGGGAAACTGTAGTGAAGACTTGACCGGAAATTTACAGAAGATTCTTGCAAAAAGTCTGGGTGACCTCTAAGACCTAATTGTGTAGCttgcaaacacaaagcaacacataAATATTGATCAGGGGAAGCTTCTTGGCATTATtcagattttctgtttttttaatcaagaAATGATTTAATGCACCAAGTggaaaagatttttttaaagaTGAAACAGGAAAGGAAGGCCCAGTTTCTTGATTCCATAATTGAATTGCATCTACGAAAATGTGAGCGTGTGCTGCTCTGATGACAACTTATGCATTTGTAGGAGCATGTTGGGTAGCGAGTCGGTCTGAACCCACCTTGCACCATGAAGATGACGTCTGAGTAAAGAGGAGAATTGAAGAGGTTGACAAGAGTCTGGGGACCGAGCTGAGCTGCACGTGCACTGGGGGTATCCCTGAGGccctgtgcgcgcgcgcgcacacacacacacacacacacacacacacacacacacacacacacacacacacacacacacacacacacacacacacacacacacacacacagcaaagagTTAAGATTCCTCTGCAGGGAGTCAGGTACTAGTTACCAGTACAATTGCCATTCTATACATCCGTCCCACATCCCGTGTGGAATACTAATGACCTCTATGCCAGTCTTGCTTAGCGCTATCCAAGCATCTGCAATGCCAAGAACAACATGACAGAACTGGCCAACTCTGGGAGCAGACTGACAGCCAGACGGTTGTCCGAACTGTTTATTAACACGTTCCTGCTCATTTGAAGCCATTTCCAGACCCATAGTACACGATGCACGTATTATCCCGCAGAGAACACCACTAGCAAAAAGGAAGACTGTCAGTGTCATGTCCGTGTACACATGGCTGTGTTAAGTCCACAAATGAGTGTCATCAAGAATCCCATTACCACTGAGTGACCTTTCTCGGTGAACTGAAGCACAAAGAACTCTATATTCTCGCAGTGCTCCGCTGCAGCAAAAACAGAGCCTTcagtggaggcagcaggaaAATCAAGCCTGTTTGATTTTGAAAATCAATGCAAAGCTTATGGAAAGCAAAATTCAGCACGTCTCGTATAGTGACACAACCCAGGGGTGTTTGCAAAGGACGAGATCAACTCATGGCAGAACATTAGGATGTCTCATCCTGTTAAAGTGGCCCAGCCGTCTCCTGGTGTGTCAGCCCGCCTCAACAACGCCTCAGGTAGAAGACCTAGTTCTATCCAGATGGGTTGGTAGGCTGTGCATGGTGCCAAAGGCTTGTCAGGCGCATGTCATATCTCTTGATCGCTCTCTAAATGTTAAAGTCTGCTTCCTATTACGCGGAGCCACCTCGCATTCCtccaaacagacacaaagcGTTCCAGATGTGACAGTGCAGGTCTTGTCATAATGTCGGATTTCATGCTTGATGTCCCGCATAGAGTGTTCACATATCATGTGGTGTGCTTGTGCTCCTTTGAGAGCAtcccttgtttgttttcttttaattccCATAGTATGAGGGAGATGACTATGAGCAGTAATTATGTAAATATGCTAATTATAGCCACATTATTACCGCTCTGTTTCTAAACAAGGTCTAACTAATTAAGGCGCTGTTGGTGTGAGGCAACTACAAAAACATGCCTTTATGCCTTCAAAGAACAAATCCGATCATGTTAGATATTTAACCTCCACTGTCACACAAGGCTCTCATGGAAAACACGCTGTGTGCGTGCGACCTTACCCTGTCTCTGCCGATGAGCGATCGTACGCGATCCATGAGCTGAGCGACGGCCAGCGAgttcttcagcttctcctccagagccTCCTGGAGGTGCTCCCACTCCCACGCGCCTGCGgaacatccacaaacacacagagtttGTAGAAACGCAGAGGCAAACTCTTCCCAAGCCGACCACCCACACACCTTACGCCAAACCTGTTTTCCACAAAGATGACTGCTTCTGAAAGGTGTCTGTTATATAATGGTGGCATCCGCATCCTTTTCTAGTTGCAGTTGTTGCAGAG contains:
- the glrx gene encoding glutaredoxin-1; the protein is MAQQFVQEKVKGDRVVLFIKPSCPYCVMAKDVLSKYKFKPGHLEYVDISGRKDMSSLQDYFLELTGGRTVPRVFIGEECVGGGSDVSELHSSGKLEGMLQSIGALQ